The stretch of DNA TTCCCAGAATCAGAACGATTGCAAGTAACTGCATCGAATCATTCCGGAAGCGAGTAGGGGCGTGCAAGGCCGGCTTTGGGTGTGACAGTGGAAAGAGACCGACATGTCTGCAGAAAAGACCACGGAACCGGACGAAGTGCTCACCGACGATGAACTTCAGGCTGCCGCAGCGCCTGAGCGGCCCCTCGAAGAGGAGAAGCCTCGCAAGCGTACCGTCGTCGTGGCCGAAGACGAATCCGTGAACCGTATGGATTTGGTTGCCATGCTAGAAGATAATGGCTACGAGGTTGTGGGCGAAGCCGCTAACGGTGAAGAGGCAGTTGATCTGACTCGCAAGTTCCGTCCGAGTGTAGTGTGCATGGACGTTAAGATGCCCCGTATGGACGGCATTGAGGCGGCGGGCATCATCTGCGACGAGAACATCGCCCCGGTTGTTATGCTTACGGCATTCTCCCAGTCCGATCTGGTGAAGAAGGCTACCGGCGCTGGTGCCATGGCGTATGTTACCAAGCCGTATGAGGAGTCCAAGCTG from Bifidobacterium catenulatum PV20-2 encodes:
- a CDS encoding ANTAR domain-containing response regulator codes for the protein MSAEKTTEPDEVLTDDELQAAAAPERPLEEEKPRKRTVVVAEDESVNRMDLVAMLEDNGYEVVGEAANGEEAVDLTRKFRPSVVCMDVKMPRMDGIEAAGIICDENIAPVVMLTAFSQSDLVKKATGAGAMAYVTKPYEESKLLPALEVAMGRFAEINDLLDNVERSESKLHETEERLKKAEEQLKKAEETLEERKLVDRAKGLLMDKADFSEQGAFRWIQKTSMDQRIPKKRLAMAIIAKYGDQKSEAEDER